In the Hordeum vulgare subsp. vulgare chromosome 7H, MorexV3_pseudomolecules_assembly, whole genome shotgun sequence genome, one interval contains:
- the LOC123408365 gene encoding auxin-responsive protein IAA23-like has translation MSTSSTNSAESPAVSGLDYDDTALTLALPGSSADDRKRAHHDEQDKPPSPKARAVGWPPVRAYRRNALREEGACKLVKVAVDGAPYLRKVDLAAHGGYEALLRALHGMFAPCLAVRGEGELGSRLVDAATGAEYVPTYEDRDGDWMLVGDVPWKMFVESCKRIRLMKSSEAVNLAPRPSSQ, from the exons ATGTCGACGAGCTCGACCAACTCCGCCGAGTCCCCGGCCGTTTCCGGCCTCGACTACGACGACACCGCCCTCACCCTCGCCCTCCCCGGCTCCTCCGCCGACGACCGCAAGCGCGCCCACCACGACGAGCAAGACAAGCCTCCCTCTCCAAA AGCGCGCGCTGTGGGATGGCCGCCGGTGCGGGCTTACCGACGCAACGCGCTGCGCGAGGAGGGCGCCTGCAAGCTCGTGAAGGTGGCCGTGGATGGCGCCCCCTACCTGCGCAAGGTGGACCTCGCCGCGCACGGCGGGTATGAAGCCCTGCTCCGCGCGCTCCACGGCATGTTCGCCCCGTGCCTCGCCGTCCGTGGCGAAGGCGAGCTCGGGAGCAGGCTCGTGGACGCGGCCACCGGCGCCGAGTACGTGCCCACCTACGAGGACAGGGACGGCGACTGGATGCTCGTCGGAGACGTCCCCTGGAA AATGTTCGTCGAGTCCTGCAAGCGGATCCGACTCATGAAGAGCTCCGAGGCCGTCAACCTAG CTCCAAGACCATCCTCCCAATGA